In a single window of the Luteolibacter yonseiensis genome:
- a CDS encoding peptide ABC transporter substrate-binding protein, with protein MLCSCQKESQVDKATREGILLVGNANEPKGLDPHIVSGVIEANILRALFEGLIASDPASDTATPGGAALEVTPDATATVWTAKLRPDGKWSDGVQVTAQDFTFAYERMLTPELGAKYAEMLYFMKGAEDFNKGKTTDFSTVGVKALDDHTLQISLRGPTPYFREILKHYTWTAVPRHVVLKYGKIGQRGNAWTRPENIVGNGPYKLKSWRRTDHVEVERNPHYWDAKNVTLNGVRFLPISNTYTEGRMFRNGQLHTTYTATPEVVDLMKKEHPEELRQEPYVGTAFFRFNTQRKPLDDIRVRQALSYATDRQAICDNVFRGYKPAYALTPPMGAYDPPHIAAYDKAKARKLLADAGYPGGKGFPRLKILIASRETAATLAQATQAMWRDILGIEVEIENKEWNAYLVATQEGDYDISYGGWIGDYLDPLTFVEMWTPGNGNNNTGWANDDFVKLLQESYQDSDSGHRFALLHKAESLLIEEAPILVIAWQARNYLLHPSVEGWNPLLLSNNPYQYLRLVPGR; from the coding sequence TTGCTCTGCTCCTGCCAAAAAGAGTCGCAGGTGGACAAGGCGACCCGCGAAGGAATCCTGCTGGTGGGCAATGCCAATGAGCCGAAAGGGCTCGATCCGCACATCGTTTCCGGCGTCATCGAGGCGAACATCCTGCGGGCCTTGTTCGAGGGGTTGATCGCCAGCGACCCTGCGAGCGACACCGCCACTCCCGGCGGGGCCGCGCTCGAAGTCACGCCGGACGCCACCGCCACCGTGTGGACCGCCAAGCTGCGGCCCGATGGAAAATGGTCGGACGGCGTGCAGGTGACCGCACAGGATTTCACCTTCGCCTACGAGCGCATGCTCACCCCGGAGCTGGGCGCGAAGTATGCCGAGATGCTGTATTTCATGAAGGGCGCGGAGGATTTCAACAAAGGAAAGACCACCGACTTCTCCACCGTCGGCGTGAAGGCGCTCGACGACCATACCCTGCAGATCTCGCTTCGCGGCCCCACTCCCTATTTCCGGGAAATCCTGAAGCACTACACCTGGACCGCCGTCCCGCGCCACGTCGTGCTGAAGTATGGCAAGATCGGCCAGCGCGGAAACGCGTGGACACGTCCGGAAAACATCGTCGGGAACGGGCCTTACAAGTTGAAGTCCTGGCGGCGCACCGACCATGTGGAGGTCGAGCGGAATCCCCACTATTGGGATGCGAAAAACGTCACACTCAACGGCGTCCGTTTCCTGCCGATCTCGAACACCTACACCGAGGGCCGCATGTTCCGCAACGGCCAGCTCCACACCACCTATACCGCCACTCCGGAAGTCGTGGACCTGATGAAAAAGGAGCATCCCGAGGAACTCCGTCAGGAACCCTATGTCGGCACCGCCTTCTTCCGGTTCAACACCCAGCGGAAACCCCTCGACGACATCCGCGTCCGCCAGGCGCTCAGCTACGCCACGGATCGCCAGGCCATTTGTGATAATGTCTTCCGGGGCTACAAGCCCGCCTATGCGCTGACCCCGCCGATGGGTGCGTACGACCCGCCCCACATCGCGGCATATGACAAGGCCAAGGCCCGGAAGCTTCTCGCCGATGCCGGTTATCCCGGAGGCAAGGGATTTCCCCGCCTGAAAATCCTCATCGCCAGTCGTGAAACCGCCGCCACCCTCGCCCAGGCGACCCAGGCCATGTGGCGGGACATACTCGGCATCGAGGTCGAGATCGAGAACAAGGAATGGAACGCCTACCTCGTCGCCACCCAGGAAGGTGACTACGATATTTCCTACGGTGGATGGATCGGGGATTATCTGGATCCTCTCACTTTCGTGGAAATGTGGACCCCGGGAAATGGTAACAACAACACGGGTTGGGCGAATGATGATTTCGTGAAACTCCTCCAGGAGTCCTATCAGGATTCGGACAGCGGCCACCGCTTCGCTCTCCTTCACAAGGCCGAGTCCCTGCTCATCGAGGAGGCTCCGATCCTCGTCATCGCCTGGCAGGCTCGGAACTACCTGCTCCACCCGTCCGTCGAGGGGTGGAATCCGTTGCTGCTTTCCAACAACCCCTATCAATATCTCCGCCTCGTTCCAGGCCGCTGA
- a CDS encoding ABC transporter permease: MIRLILNRLGQGVVTLFVLVTITFFLVRAMPGSPYTEEKAIPEHILERMKAYTGLDQPLPVQYFRYLKNVVIHQDLGDLIKKDGVKVSEIISESFPVSLGLGVMSIGIALMVGIPAGVIAAVRKNTIIDFSSLAAAMVGICLPSFVIGPLLAVTAGLELRWFNVAGWSSPTDWVLPAVTLGLINAAYLARLARGGMLDVLSQDYIRTARAKGAPGFRIVIRHALRGGLIPAVAFIGPAFAGMISGSFVIETIFQVPGMGQHFVNAATDREFFLIQGLVLFYGFLIVGANLLADLAQIALNPRLRKA; encoded by the coding sequence ATGATCCGTCTCATTCTCAACCGCCTCGGCCAAGGAGTCGTCACGCTCTTCGTGCTTGTGACCATCACGTTTTTCCTTGTCCGTGCCATGCCCGGCAGCCCCTACACCGAGGAGAAGGCCATCCCCGAACACATCCTGGAACGGATGAAAGCCTATACCGGCCTGGATCAGCCGCTTCCCGTACAGTATTTCCGCTATTTGAAAAACGTAGTCATCCACCAGGATCTTGGCGATTTGATCAAAAAAGATGGAGTCAAGGTTTCGGAAATCATCTCGGAGTCGTTTCCCGTTTCCCTGGGCCTCGGAGTCATGTCCATCGGCATCGCCCTGATGGTCGGCATCCCGGCGGGAGTGATCGCGGCGGTGAGAAAGAACACCATCATCGACTTCTCCTCGCTCGCCGCCGCCATGGTCGGCATCTGTTTGCCCAGTTTCGTCATCGGCCCGTTGCTGGCCGTGACGGCGGGACTTGAACTGAGATGGTTCAATGTCGCGGGTTGGTCATCCCCCACGGACTGGGTCCTGCCCGCCGTCACCCTGGGCCTCATCAATGCCGCCTATCTCGCCCGGCTCGCGCGTGGCGGGATGCTGGACGTGCTTTCCCAAGACTACATCCGCACCGCGAGGGCGAAAGGAGCGCCGGGTTTCCGCATCGTCATCCGCCACGCCCTGCGCGGCGGTCTCATCCCTGCGGTCGCTTTCATCGGTCCCGCCTTCGCCGGCATGATCTCCGGTTCCTTCGTCATCGAGACGATTTTCCAGGTCCCGGGAATGGGTCAGCACTTCGTCAACGCCGCGACCGACCGCGAGTTTTTCCTGATCCAGGGTCTCGTCCTGTTCTACGGGTTCCTCATCGTTGGAGCGAATCTTTTGGCGGACCTCGCACAGATCGCGCTGAACCCGCGGCTCAGGAAGGCATGA
- a CDS encoding ABC transporter permease: MEKGTSLWKDAWHRLAHNRAAIVSLGVLIVILLLCFIGPLMPFVKSPTAINLANSTAGPSAAHWFGTDQLGRDLFSRVLYGGQVSLLVGIVATAVAVFIGVIYGAVAGYAGGKIDDLLMRFVDILFALPFLVLVILFALVVDKPASEFTEWVIKTTGFERDRVAPITTLIPLFIAIGSIGWLTIARIVRAQVMAFKKQEFVEAAVSLGLSRTRILFRHILPNVIGPIIIYTTLAVPGIMLLESVLSFLGLGVKPPNSSWGILIKEGADRMEISWLMLFFPSLFFASTLFALNFLGDGLRDALDPKSAKD, translated from the coding sequence ATGGAAAAAGGCACCTCTCTCTGGAAAGACGCCTGGCATCGCCTGGCGCACAATCGCGCGGCCATCGTCAGCCTCGGCGTCCTCATTGTCATCCTGCTGCTTTGTTTCATCGGCCCGCTCATGCCGTTCGTGAAAAGCCCGACGGCGATCAACCTGGCGAATTCCACCGCCGGTCCATCCGCAGCACATTGGTTCGGCACTGACCAACTCGGCCGCGATCTCTTCTCGCGAGTGCTTTACGGGGGGCAGGTTTCGCTGTTGGTCGGCATTGTCGCCACCGCCGTCGCCGTGTTCATCGGGGTCATCTACGGAGCCGTCGCCGGGTATGCGGGAGGAAAGATCGACGATCTTCTCATGCGTTTCGTCGATATTCTGTTCGCCCTGCCTTTCCTCGTGCTGGTCATTCTTTTCGCACTTGTGGTCGACAAGCCCGCCTCCGAGTTCACCGAGTGGGTCATCAAAACCACCGGCTTCGAGCGGGACCGGGTGGCCCCCATCACCACGCTCATTCCGCTTTTCATCGCCATCGGTTCCATCGGCTGGCTCACCATCGCCCGCATCGTGAGGGCGCAGGTCATGGCATTCAAGAAACAGGAATTTGTGGAAGCGGCGGTTTCGCTGGGTCTCAGCCGCACCCGCATCCTGTTCCGCCACATCCTGCCGAACGTCATCGGCCCCATCATCATCTACACCACGCTCGCGGTGCCGGGCATCATGCTGTTGGAAAGCGTGCTCTCGTTCCTCGGCCTCGGCGTGAAGCCGCCGAACAGCTCATGGGGCATCCTCATCAAGGAAGGTGCCGACCGCATGGAAATCAGCTGGCTCATGTTGTTTTTCCCCTCCCTCTTCTTCGCCAGCACGCTCTTCGCCCTGAACTTTCTGGGCGACGGCCTGCGCGACGCGCTCGATCCGAAGTCCGCGAAAGATTAG
- a CDS encoding PAS domain-containing hybrid sensor histidine kinase/response regulator yields the protein MKAKRDNFDYLVASVEDYAIFTLNVGGYIQDWNLGAERTKLYQAPEIIGKHFRCFYSAEDQAAGLPEKELEVAARNGRVSDEGWRYRKDGERFWANVTITAIRGINGELEGFLKITRDLTERMLAMESLRQSDERFRLFLECVQDYAILMLDVDGRVVTWNQGARRIKGYEQHEIIGRHFSTFYPQDAREAQLPERLLRRAIEDGRTEDEGWRIRKDGSRFWGNVIITALHDSGGNLRGFAKITRDLSEKRQVMELQETDRRKDLFLATLAHELRNPLAPILMGVDVIAHSPADQTMVRGIAGTLKRQVDQMVHLIDDLLDMSRISTGKVMLKRSKVVLQDVINSACETVAPSMDAREQELVTDMPRGRIIIEADSHRLAQVVSNLLSNAVKFTPKRGRIRLEIRVEQEEMLRITVKDNGRGIPKEELSRVFDLFEQGSSLAEGGLGIGLTLVRSIIEMHGGVIHATSEGEGRGSDFTALLPIVISSGSDAGESATHTVDSPAPPATEKPRVLVVDDGKSAADILTMFFEMEGLLCATAYDGIEAVELAKTFQPDLICMDLGMPRMNGLDAARIIRMTDKAVAIVALSGWGTDDDRRSTAAAGFDQHLVKPVSPDDIRGLIRRYLRDNARAC from the coding sequence ATGAAGGCAAAGCGGGACAATTTCGACTATCTTGTGGCATCGGTGGAGGATTATGCGATTTTCACCCTGAACGTCGGAGGGTACATTCAGGATTGGAATCTGGGCGCGGAACGCACCAAGCTTTATCAAGCTCCTGAAATCATCGGAAAACATTTCCGGTGCTTCTACTCGGCGGAGGATCAGGCGGCGGGATTGCCGGAAAAGGAGCTGGAGGTCGCGGCGCGGAACGGCAGGGTGTCCGATGAGGGGTGGCGTTACCGCAAGGACGGCGAACGCTTCTGGGCGAATGTCACCATCACGGCGATTCGTGGAATCAACGGTGAGCTGGAAGGATTCCTCAAGATCACTCGCGATCTCACCGAGCGCATGCTGGCGATGGAATCCCTCCGCCAGAGCGACGAGCGCTTCCGGTTGTTCCTCGAATGCGTGCAGGACTACGCGATCCTGATGCTGGATGTGGACGGACGCGTGGTGACCTGGAACCAGGGCGCTCGGAGGATCAAGGGCTATGAACAGCATGAGATCATCGGCAGACACTTTTCCACCTTCTATCCGCAGGACGCGCGCGAGGCGCAACTCCCCGAACGGCTGCTGCGGCGCGCCATCGAGGACGGACGCACCGAGGACGAGGGGTGGCGGATCCGGAAGGACGGTTCACGGTTCTGGGGAAACGTGATCATCACCGCGCTCCACGACAGCGGCGGCAACTTGCGGGGATTCGCCAAGATCACGCGCGATTTGTCGGAAAAACGGCAGGTTATGGAACTGCAGGAAACCGACCGACGTAAGGACCTGTTCCTCGCGACGCTGGCCCACGAGCTGCGGAATCCCCTGGCTCCCATCCTGATGGGAGTGGATGTCATCGCGCATTCTCCCGCGGACCAAACGATGGTGCGGGGCATCGCCGGGACCCTGAAACGCCAGGTCGACCAGATGGTGCACCTGATCGACGACCTGCTGGACATGTCCCGCATTTCGACGGGCAAGGTGATGCTCAAACGTTCCAAGGTCGTTCTGCAGGACGTGATCAACAGCGCCTGCGAGACCGTCGCCCCCTCCATGGACGCCCGCGAACAGGAGTTGGTCACCGACATGCCACGCGGGAGGATCATCATCGAGGCGGACTCCCACCGTCTGGCACAGGTGGTTTCCAACCTGCTGTCGAACGCGGTGAAGTTCACGCCCAAGCGGGGCAGGATCCGGTTGGAAATCCGGGTCGAGCAGGAAGAGATGCTGCGGATCACGGTGAAGGACAATGGCCGGGGCATTCCCAAGGAAGAGCTTTCCCGGGTGTTCGATCTCTTCGAACAAGGCTCCAGCCTTGCGGAAGGAGGTTTGGGTATCGGCCTCACGCTGGTGCGATCCATCATCGAAATGCATGGCGGGGTGATCCACGCCACCAGCGAGGGCGAAGGCCGGGGAAGCGATTTCACGGCGCTGCTCCCCATCGTCATCTCCTCCGGATCGGACGCCGGCGAATCCGCCACCCACACGGTGGACTCTCCCGCCCCGCCTGCCACGGAAAAACCCAGGGTGCTGGTGGTGGATGACGGAAAAAGCGCCGCGGACATCCTCACGATGTTCTTCGAGATGGAGGGATTGCTGTGCGCCACCGCCTACGACGGCATCGAAGCCGTGGAGCTTGCGAAAACCTTCCAGCCGGATCTGATCTGCATGGATCTGGGCATGCCCCGCATGAACGGACTGGATGCCGCGCGCATCATCCGCATGACGGACAAGGCCGTGGCCATCGTCGCGCTCAGCGGATGGGGAACGGATGACGACCGGCGCAGCACCGCGGCGGCCGGATTCGACCAGCATCTGGTGAAGCCGGTGAGTCCGGATGACATCCGGGGGCTCATCCGCCGCTACCTGCGCGACAACGCGCGGGCATGCTGA
- a CDS encoding serine hydroxymethyltransferase translates to MSHPTFRIAIGADHGAVDLKNAVVAHLKTLGHEVTDYGTEGSQSVDYADYANLVARTVADGTSDFGILACTSGVGMSIAANRHRHVRAANVRSVEEATITRQHNDSNVLCLAGKYTDASTGIAMAEAFLSTAFEGGRHESRVCKSSGSRIAETDPAVYAAIVAEEQRQRNNIELIASENFASPAVMEAQGSLLTNKYAEGYPGKRWYGGCENVDVIEQLAIDRAKQLFGAEHANVQPHSGSQANTAVYFSVLKPGDKIFTMDLAHGGHLTHGHKANFSGRFYDVTHYGVSKDDERIDYAELEKTARELKPALITVGASAYSRVIDFERMGKLAREIGAYLFVDMAHIAGLVAAGVHPNPVPHADFVTSTTHKSLRGPRGGIILCKEEFAKKIDSQVFPGIQGGPLMHVIAAKAVCFGEALKPEFKEYSEQIVKNAQAISARLTQHGFRVVSGGTDNHVMLVDLRNKNLNGTEASHALDEAGITVNKNGIPFDTGSPMKPSGIRIGTPAVTTRGMKEADVEQVADFIAEALADHTNVAKLHAIRERVFAFNRAFPLPW, encoded by the coding sequence ATGAGCCACCCAACCTTCCGCATTGCCATTGGAGCCGATCACGGCGCCGTCGATCTCAAAAACGCCGTTGTCGCACACCTCAAGACTCTCGGTCACGAAGTCACGGATTACGGCACGGAAGGTTCGCAATCCGTTGACTATGCGGATTATGCGAATCTCGTCGCCCGCACGGTGGCGGATGGAACTTCGGACTTCGGCATCCTTGCCTGCACATCCGGCGTGGGCATGAGCATCGCGGCGAACCGCCACCGCCACGTCCGTGCGGCGAACGTCCGCAGCGTCGAGGAAGCCACCATTACCCGCCAGCACAATGACTCCAACGTCCTTTGTCTGGCCGGAAAATACACCGACGCCTCTACCGGAATCGCCATGGCGGAAGCATTTCTTTCCACCGCCTTCGAAGGTGGCCGTCACGAGTCCCGTGTCTGCAAGTCTTCCGGCAGCCGCATCGCCGAGACCGACCCGGCGGTCTACGCCGCCATCGTGGCCGAGGAACAGCGCCAGCGGAACAACATCGAGCTGATCGCATCGGAAAACTTCGCCTCACCCGCCGTCATGGAGGCGCAGGGCTCGCTGCTTACCAACAAATACGCGGAAGGCTATCCCGGCAAGCGCTGGTATGGCGGCTGCGAAAACGTGGACGTCATCGAGCAACTCGCCATCGACCGTGCCAAGCAGCTTTTCGGTGCGGAACACGCGAACGTCCAGCCGCACTCCGGTTCGCAGGCGAACACCGCCGTCTATTTCTCCGTCCTCAAGCCGGGCGACAAGATCTTCACCATGGACCTCGCCCATGGCGGTCACCTGACCCACGGGCACAAGGCGAATTTCTCGGGTCGCTTCTATGACGTCACCCACTACGGCGTGAGCAAGGACGACGAGCGCATCGACTACGCGGAACTGGAAAAAACGGCCCGCGAACTCAAGCCCGCCCTCATCACCGTGGGTGCCTCCGCCTACTCGCGCGTGATCGATTTCGAGCGCATGGGCAAGCTGGCCCGTGAAATCGGCGCCTACCTTTTTGTCGATATGGCGCACATCGCGGGCCTTGTCGCCGCCGGAGTCCATCCGAACCCCGTCCCGCACGCGGACTTCGTCACCTCCACCACCCACAAGTCCCTGCGCGGACCACGCGGCGGCATCATCCTCTGCAAGGAGGAGTTCGCGAAGAAGATCGATTCCCAGGTTTTCCCCGGCATCCAGGGCGGTCCGCTCATGCACGTCATCGCCGCCAAGGCCGTGTGTTTCGGCGAGGCGCTCAAGCCGGAGTTCAAGGAATACTCTGAACAGATCGTCAAGAATGCCCAGGCGATTTCCGCCCGTCTCACGCAACACGGCTTCCGCGTCGTCTCCGGCGGCACGGACAACCACGTGATGCTCGTGGACCTGCGGAACAAGAACCTCAACGGCACGGAAGCCTCCCACGCCCTCGACGAGGCCGGCATCACGGTGAACAAGAACGGCATCCCGTTCGACACCGGCAGCCCGATGAAGCCAAGCGGCATCCGCATCGGCACGCCCGCCGTCACCACCCGCGGCATGAAGGAAGCCGACGTCGAGCAGGTCGCGGATTTCATCGCCGAGGCCCTGGCCGACCACACGAATGTGGCGAAGCTCCACGCCATCCGCGAACGGGTCTTCGCCTTCAATCGCGCGTTCCCGCTGCCTTGGTAA
- the zwf gene encoding glucose-6-phosphate dehydrogenase, giving the protein MSNPFREDLVSRSRAEPCSIVIFGATGDLTHRKLIPALYNLAVDGELPTGVKIIGFARREKADEEFRTGLEELNKKVSRSGQDEAIWRPFIQTVSYHTSEFTDAAGYKSLADKLDAIDAERGGKGNRLFYVASAPEFFDEILINLKNAGLNEAKPGCWSRVIVEKPFGTDLATAKHLNQVVNDTFHESDTYRIDHYLGKETAQNLMVLRFANSIFEPLWNSKYISHIQITCAENLGMEGGRGGYYEKSGALRDMVQNHLLQLLSLVAMEPPTDLSADGVRDEKVKVIRSLRQWDTPEKVAKNVVRAQYTAGHIDGNSVPGYREEDRVSPESDTEAYVAVRLLIDTWRWSGVPFYIRMGKRLPKKSTEISVHFKDAPCVLFNATCGGVPGGNVLVIRIQPDEGISLRMVSKIPGTSLRLEPVKMDFHYSTSFGKGSPEAYERLLLDAIAGDATLFARRDEVEEAWKFIDHIEHAWHQSATPPPMAEFVAGSWGPREADQLLQQDGNQWRRL; this is encoded by the coding sequence ATGAGCAATCCTTTCCGCGAAGATCTCGTTTCCCGTTCCCGCGCAGAACCTTGCAGTATCGTCATCTTTGGTGCCACCGGAGACCTGACGCACCGCAAGCTCATTCCGGCGTTGTACAATCTGGCCGTTGATGGTGAGCTGCCTACGGGGGTGAAGATCATCGGATTCGCACGTCGTGAGAAGGCTGATGAAGAGTTCCGCACCGGACTCGAGGAGCTGAACAAGAAGGTTTCCCGCTCCGGACAGGACGAGGCGATCTGGCGTCCGTTCATCCAAACCGTTTCCTACCACACCTCGGAGTTCACGGACGCGGCGGGATACAAGAGTCTCGCCGACAAGCTCGACGCCATTGATGCCGAACGGGGAGGGAAAGGGAACCGCCTGTTCTACGTCGCTTCCGCACCGGAGTTTTTCGATGAAATCCTCATCAACCTGAAAAACGCCGGACTGAACGAGGCCAAGCCCGGCTGCTGGTCGCGCGTCATCGTGGAGAAGCCTTTCGGTACGGATCTGGCCACGGCAAAGCATCTGAACCAGGTGGTGAACGACACGTTCCACGAGAGCGACACCTACCGGATCGACCATTATCTCGGCAAGGAGACCGCGCAGAACCTGATGGTCTTGCGTTTCGCGAACTCCATTTTCGAACCTCTCTGGAACAGCAAGTACATCAGCCACATCCAGATCACCTGTGCGGAGAATCTCGGCATGGAAGGCGGACGCGGCGGATACTATGAGAAATCCGGCGCGCTGCGTGACATGGTGCAGAACCACCTGCTCCAGCTCCTCAGCCTCGTTGCCATGGAACCGCCGACGGATCTCTCGGCAGACGGCGTGCGTGACGAGAAGGTGAAGGTCATCCGCTCGCTCCGTCAGTGGGATACGCCGGAAAAGGTCGCGAAAAACGTCGTCCGCGCGCAATATACCGCAGGTCACATCGATGGCAACTCGGTGCCCGGTTACCGGGAAGAGGACCGCGTTTCTCCCGAGTCCGACACGGAAGCCTATGTGGCGGTTCGCCTGCTCATCGACACCTGGCGCTGGAGCGGGGTGCCGTTCTACATCCGCATGGGCAAGCGCCTGCCGAAGAAGTCCACGGAGATTTCCGTGCATTTCAAGGACGCGCCCTGCGTGCTTTTCAACGCCACCTGTGGCGGCGTACCGGGCGGGAACGTGCTCGTCATCCGCATCCAGCCGGACGAGGGCATCTCGTTGCGCATGGTTTCGAAGATCCCGGGCACCAGCCTGCGTCTGGAGCCGGTGAAAATGGATTTCCACTACTCGACCAGCTTCGGCAAGGGCAGCCCGGAAGCCTACGAACGGCTCCTGCTGGATGCCATCGCCGGCGATGCCACGCTCTTCGCCCGCCGCGACGAGGTGGAGGAGGCATGGAAATTCATCGACCACATCGAGCACGCCTGGCACCAGTCGGCCACGCCGCCGCCGATGGCCGAGTTCGTCGCCGGATCGTGGGGACCACGTGAGGCGGACCAGCTTCTCCAGCAGGACGGAAACCAGTGGCGCCGTCTTTGA
- a CDS encoding glucose-6-phosphate dehydrogenase assembly protein OpcA, whose product MAVATIPAVCPELGIEVPVAAIDRELRKLWEQDDARTNASLMNLVVYSEKKGALIENSEIIRNLTREHACRAILVGIDRDEPEPSLRAWITAHCHLADGRKSVCCEQIAFHLTGRVTGRFRNTVFSHLNSDLPLIFWWQGELSEILTERLVSVMDRFIIDSSVWENPGTSFAMIEERSQANPELVIQDHAWTRSWQFRVGIASLFDDPAAQEALPEIQSIEISYHPDHRNTALQLLAWLTVQAGWRDAENGEPFALQSASGSLISVSLATDDSGPPLTAVTIRAPQTTVSVSQAAEASHVERRVETSTYHAVSLSPVDPASPADLVGVQLSRGGKNSLYQKILPRFRALLEV is encoded by the coding sequence ATGGCCGTTGCAACCATCCCCGCTGTTTGCCCTGAATTGGGCATCGAAGTTCCCGTCGCCGCCATCGACCGCGAGTTGCGGAAGCTTTGGGAGCAGGACGACGCGCGGACGAACGCCTCCCTGATGAACCTTGTGGTGTATTCGGAAAAGAAGGGCGCGCTCATCGAGAATTCCGAGATCATCCGCAATCTCACCCGCGAGCATGCCTGCCGCGCGATCTTGGTCGGCATCGATCGCGACGAGCCGGAACCGAGCCTGCGCGCGTGGATCACCGCGCATTGCCATCTGGCGGACGGGCGGAAATCCGTGTGCTGCGAGCAGATCGCGTTTCATCTGACGGGCCGTGTCACCGGCCGTTTCCGTAACACGGTGTTCTCCCATCTGAACTCGGACCTGCCGCTCATCTTCTGGTGGCAGGGCGAGCTTTCTGAGATCCTAACGGAGCGGCTGGTCAGTGTGATGGACCGCTTCATCATCGACAGCTCGGTTTGGGAAAATCCCGGCACCTCCTTCGCAATGATCGAGGAACGCTCGCAGGCGAATCCCGAGCTGGTCATCCAGGACCATGCATGGACGCGCTCATGGCAGTTCCGCGTGGGCATCGCCAGCCTGTTCGACGATCCCGCCGCGCAGGAAGCGTTGCCGGAGATCCAAAGCATCGAGATTTCCTATCATCCGGACCACCGCAACACGGCGCTCCAGTTGCTCGCATGGCTTACCGTGCAGGCAGGCTGGAGGGACGCGGAAAACGGCGAACCCTTCGCTCTCCAATCCGCTTCCGGCTCGCTCATCTCCGTGAGCCTGGCAACCGATGACTCGGGGCCGCCGCTCACGGCGGTGACCATCCGCGCCCCGCAGACCACCGTAAGCGTCAGCCAGGCGGCGGAAGCCTCCCATGTCGAGCGGCGGGTGGAAACCTCCACCTATCACGCCGTTTCCCTCTCGCCGGTCGACCCCGCCAGCCCGGCGGACCTTGTCGGAGTCCAACTCTCGCGTGGTGGGAAAAATTCACTCTATCAGAAGATTCTTCCGCGTTTCAGAGCGTTGTTGGAAGTTTGA
- a CDS encoding histidinol-phosphatase, with the protein MRSPLLYESHCHTPLCKHAYGEPDEYAAVALARGFKGITFTCHCPLPDGFSSSVRMDPEQYDDYVALIARTRENFAGKLDVRLGLESDYYPGVEPWLEKLHARVPLSHVLGSVHYQVKDYRKIYYKDDVRAYQELYYEHLAESAETGLYDTLAHPDLIKNESPRDWDFPRIQPFIERSLDRIAATGVAMELNTSGVNKALPEMNPSPSQLRLMCERGIPVVIGADAHVPERVGDGYFTALKLLEAVGYTEVSYFIDRQRQSVPIQAAMESLRVV; encoded by the coding sequence ATGCGCTCCCCCCTTCTCTACGAATCCCATTGTCATACGCCGCTGTGCAAGCACGCCTACGGTGAGCCGGATGAATACGCCGCCGTGGCGCTGGCGCGTGGGTTCAAAGGCATCACCTTCACCTGTCACTGTCCTTTGCCGGATGGTTTCTCCTCCAGCGTGCGGATGGACCCGGAGCAGTATGACGACTACGTGGCGCTCATCGCCAGAACACGGGAGAACTTCGCGGGGAAACTGGATGTCCGGCTGGGCTTGGAAAGCGACTACTATCCCGGCGTGGAGCCGTGGTTGGAGAAACTGCATGCCCGGGTGCCTTTGAGCCATGTGCTCGGTTCGGTCCACTATCAGGTCAAGGACTACCGGAAAATCTATTACAAGGATGATGTCCGCGCGTATCAGGAGCTCTATTACGAGCACCTCGCCGAATCCGCGGAAACCGGGCTGTACGACACGCTGGCCCATCCGGATCTGATCAAAAACGAATCCCCGCGTGACTGGGATTTTCCGCGGATCCAGCCATTCATCGAGCGGTCGCTGGACCGCATCGCCGCGACCGGAGTCGCGATGGAACTGAACACCAGCGGGGTGAACAAGGCCCTTCCGGAGATGAATCCATCGCCTTCGCAGCTCCGCCTCATGTGCGAGCGCGGCATCCCCGTCGTCATCGGCGCGGACGCCCACGTGCCCGAGCGGGTGGGGGATGGCTATTTCACCGCGCTGAAATTGCTGGAGGCCGTCGGCTACACCGAGGTGAGTTACTTCATCGACCGCCAGCGGCAGAGCGTGCCGATCCAGGCGGCCATGGAGTCCTTGCGAGTGGTATGA